The region CGAGCCGCCAGCCCCGCCGGCGGAAGAGGCGCAAGGTCGACCTGTCCGCCGTCAGCCGCGGCTGCGGAGAGCAAGCGCGAAGCACGCCGGTGCCATCGAGATCGCCATCGATGGCGTTACGGTGACTGTTGGCGCCGGTGCCGAGATCGAGACGCTCACCGTCGTGCTGCGGGCCTTGAAGGCCTCCTCGTGATCGGCCCTGCGGGCGCGGTCCGGGTGATGGTGGCGACCCGGCCGGTCGACTTCCGCAAGGGAGCAGAAGGGCTGGCCGCCCTGGTGCGCGAGGAAATGAAGGCCGACCCCTTCTCGGGCACGGTCTACGTGTTCCGCGCCCGGCGGGTCGACAGGGTGAAGCTGATCTTCTGGGATGGCACGGGCCTGTGCCTGTTCGCCAAGCGCCTGGAGGATGGCAAGTTCCAGTGGCCGGGTGCGCGGGACAGCGTGATGCGGCTGACGGCGGCGCAATTGTCGGCCCTGCTCGAAGGTCTCGATTGGCGGCGTGTCCATGAGTTCCGCGAGAGCCATGTGCCCGTCGCGCCAAGCTGACCGAAAGCTCTTCAAACCACTCGCAAGCCCTTGCCGGCCGTGATTCAATCTCTGCCATGGCCATCCTGGCGGAGACGCTTCCCGACGATCCCGGCACGCTCAAGGCGATGCTGATCGCCGAGCGTGCCCGCGCTGAACGCCTCGAGCAGATCATCAAGGAGTTACAGCGCCACCGCTTCGGGCGGCGGGCCGAAAGCCTGCCGGAGGATCAACTGCTGCTGGGCCTCGAGGAGGTCGAGCAAGGTCTCGCCGGTGACGAAGCGGGACAAGAGGCGGTGACGCCTTTGCTGCGCAAGGACCGGGCCGCGACGCGCCGGGCGAACCGCGGCGCCCTGCCGGCCCATCTGCCGCGCATCGAGACGGTGGTGGATATCGAGAGCAAGGCCTGCCCCTGCTGTGGCGGGGAGCTCCATGCGATCGGCGAGGACCGGGCGGAGCGCCTCGACATCATGCCGGCACAGTTCCGGGTCCTGGTGGTGCGCCGCCCCAAATATGCCTGCCGGGCCTGCGAGGATGTCGTCCTGCAGGCGCCAGCCCCGGCGCGGCTGATCGAAGGCGGCCTGCCCACAGAGGCGACTGTCGCCCATGTCCTAGTCACCAAATATGCCGACCACGCGCCCCTCTATCGCCAGGCGCAGATCTGGGGCCGCCAGGGAATCAATATCGACCGCTCGACCCTGGCCGACTGGGCCGGCCGTGCCGCCTTCCTGTTGCGGCCAGTGCATGAACGGCTGCTGGCGATCCTGAAGACCTCGCTGAAGCTGTTCGCCGACGAGACCACGGCGCCGGTGCTCGATCCTGGCCGGGGCCGGACCAAGACCGGCCAGCTTTGGGCCTATGCCCGGGACGATCGGCCCTGGGGCGGCACGGACCCGCCGGCGGTCGCCTATGTCTATGCCCCGGACCGCAAGGCCGAGCGCCCGCTCGCCCATCTCGCCGGCTTCGCCGGCGTGCTCCAGGTCGACGGCTATAGCGGCTACCGGCCCCTGGCCGAGAAGAATGCCGTCACGCTCGCCTTCTGCTGGGCCCATGTGCGCCGGCGCTTCTATGAACTCGCCGCCGCCGGCAACGCGCCGATCGCCAGCGAGGCGCTGGTACGCATCGCCGGGCTCTACCGCATCGAGGCCGGGATCCGCGGCAAGGGCGCCGACGAGCGGCGGGCCGCCAGGCAGGCGCAAAGCCGTCCCATCGTCGAGGCACTCGAGGCCTGGCTGCGCGAGAAGCTCGGCCTGATCAGCCAGAAGAGCAAACTCGCCGAGGCGATCCGCTACGCGCTGGGGCGCTGGAACGGCCTCTGCCACTTCCTCGCCGACGGCCGTGTCGAGATCGACTCCAATGTCGTCGAGCGTTCCATCCGACCCTTGGCGCTGACCCGCAAGAATGTCTTGTTCGCCGGCTCGGACGGTGGCGCCGAGCACTGGGCTGTCATCGCCTCCCTCGTCGAAACCTGCAAGCTCGGCGGCGTCGATCCCATGGCTTATCTGACCAGCACGATCACCAGGATCGTCAACGCTCATCCCAACAGCCGCCTCGACGAACTCATGCCCTGGGCTCACAACGCCGCTTCGATCACCGTGGCCTGAGAACGACGCTTACGATGGATCGTTGGGCGAACGGATCGGGGTTACAGACGAAGAGTGGGCGCTCATCGGGCCGTTGCTGCCGGCGGAACGAGGGCGGTGGGGGCGCCCTGCGCAGGATAACCGCCCCTACTTCGAGGGCATGCTGTGGATCGCGCGGACCGGTTCGCAATGGCGCCATCTGCCGGACGAGTATGGCAAGTGGAACAGCATCTTCCGGCGCTATCGGCGCTGGATCGAGACTGGGGTGTTCGATGCGATGCTGCAAACCCTGGCCGAACTGGCCACCCGGGACCGACGGGCAGACATGGTGGACAGCACTGTCATCCGGGCGCACCACTGTGCGGCCGGCACAAAAGGGGGACTCAAAATGTTGAGGCACTCGGCCGCTCGCGCGGTGGCTTCTCGACCAAAATCCATGCCCGTTGCGACGCCCAAGGCCGGCCGCTCGGGTTCACGCTGACGCCAGGGCAGACCCACGACAATCAGGGCTTCTTCCCGCTGCTGCGCATGGTCGAGGGGAAGATCAAGGCCATGCTGGCCGACAAAGGTTATGACGCCGACGCCATTCGCCAGGTGCTGCTCGCGGCCAAGATCGAGCCGGTCATCCCGCCCAAGAGCAATCGGCGCCAGGTGATCGACTACGACCGAGATCTCTACCGGCAGCGCAACCTGATCGAGCGCCTGTTCAACAAGCTCAAGAACTGGCGGCGTGTTGCCACCCGTTACGACAAATCCGCCGAGTCATTCCTTGGCTTCGTCACCATCGCGGCAATCAAACTCTGGATACCTTTTGTCCACGACTCCTAGGCCGCCGTGAATCCCTTAGCCCCCGACAGCAACAAGACCAACTCAGCCTGGCGGTTTGTTCCGGTTTTTTGAAATACGACTTTCAGATGATGGCGCACTGTTTCTCGGGACGTTCCAAGCGCCGCAGCCACGGCCTCTATGTTCTGGCCGCCCGCGATCTTTCTGGCGACGC is a window of Oleomonas cavernae DNA encoding:
- the tnpB gene encoding IS66 family insertion sequence element accessory protein TnpB (TnpB, as the term is used for proteins encoded by IS66 family insertion elements, is considered an accessory protein, since TnpC, encoded by a neighboring gene, is a DDE family transposase.) gives rise to the protein MIGPAGAVRVMVATRPVDFRKGAEGLAALVREEMKADPFSGTVYVFRARRVDRVKLIFWDGTGLCLFAKRLEDGKFQWPGARDSVMRLTAAQLSALLEGLDWRRVHEFRESHVPVAPS
- the tnpC gene encoding IS66 family transposase, whose protein sequence is MAILAETLPDDPGTLKAMLIAERARAERLEQIIKELQRHRFGRRAESLPEDQLLLGLEEVEQGLAGDEAGQEAVTPLLRKDRAATRRANRGALPAHLPRIETVVDIESKACPCCGGELHAIGEDRAERLDIMPAQFRVLVVRRPKYACRACEDVVLQAPAPARLIEGGLPTEATVAHVLVTKYADHAPLYRQAQIWGRQGINIDRSTLADWAGRAAFLLRPVHERLLAILKTSLKLFADETTAPVLDPGRGRTKTGQLWAYARDDRPWGGTDPPAVAYVYAPDRKAERPLAHLAGFAGVLQVDGYSGYRPLAEKNAVTLAFCWAHVRRRFYELAAAGNAPIASEALVRIAGLYRIEAGIRGKGADERRAARQAQSRPIVEALEAWLREKLGLISQKSKLAEAIRYALGRWNGLCHFLADGRVEIDSNVVERSIRPLALTRKNVLFAGSDGGAEHWAVIASLVETCKLGGVDPMAYLTSTITRIVNAHPNSRLDELMPWAHNAASITVA